A single Staphylococcus sp. NRL 16/872 DNA region contains:
- the copZ gene encoding copper chaperone CopZ: MTNEVINVEGMSCDHCKHSIEKALNGLDGVTSSEVSLANGNVEVEFDENQVAFNDFKEAIEDQGYDVIK; this comes from the coding sequence TTGACTAACGAAGTTATTAATGTAGAAGGTATGAGCTGTGACCATTGCAAGCATTCAATTGAAAAAGCATTAAATGGATTAGATGGTGTAACATCTTCAGAAGTAAGCTTGGCGAATGGGAATGTGGAAGTTGAATTTGATGAAAATCAAGTAGCTTTCAACGACTTTAAAGAAGCTATTGAAGATCAAGGTTACGATGTAATTAAATAA
- a CDS encoding metal-sensing transcriptional repressor, producing MNTTTVKNNDALLNRLKRLEGQMRGLQSMIAEDRYCIDVLVQITAIQSALKQVGFIVTEDHISNCVSEGIKNGNGEESIKELMVVLKQFSK from the coding sequence TTGAACACTACTACTGTTAAAAACAATGACGCATTGCTCAATAGACTCAAAAGATTAGAAGGACAAATGCGCGGTTTACAATCAATGATAGCAGAAGATAGATATTGTATAGATGTACTAGTACAAATAACAGCAATACAATCAGCCCTAAAACAAGTGGGTTTTATAGTAACTGAAGACCATATATCTAATTGTGTAAGTGAAGGTATTAAAAATGGCAACGGAGAAGAAAGTATCAAAGAATTGATGGTTGTATTAAAACAATTTTCAAAATAG
- a CDS encoding glutaredoxin family protein has translation MDKNIQLELYTRPTCSDCQESKRYLNSQEISYSHKDVSQNLDLEEEMKKISGNRIVPLFVFYKKIFWGKKKLFKYYVGFENNKKDILNILE, from the coding sequence TTGGATAAAAATATACAACTTGAGCTTTACACAAGACCTACATGCTCTGATTGCCAAGAATCAAAAAGGTATTTAAACTCTCAAGAGATTAGTTATAGTCATAAAGATGTAAGTCAAAATTTGGACTTAGAAGAAGAAATGAAAAAAATATCAGGCAACCGAATTGTTCCCTTATTTGTTTTTTATAAAAAAATTTTTTGGGGTAAAAAAAAGTTGTTTAAATATTACGTGGGATTTGAAAATAACAAAAAAGATATATTAAATATATTGGAATAA
- a CDS encoding cation diffusion facilitator family transporter has protein sequence MENDHNHNHTHGANKKTLLISFIIITSYMIVEGLGGFFTNSLALISDAGHMLSDSISLGIALIAFTLGAKQANTNKTFGYKRFEILAAVLNGITLMLIAIYIFYEAIERFKNPPEVASTGMLIIALVGLFINIIVAWIMLRGSDVEENLNMRGAYLHVISDMLGSIGAVIAALLIIFFRWGWADPLASVIVAILVLRSGFYVTKSSLHVLMEGAPSNINTKDIIKTIKKFKEVKNIHDFHVWSVTSGLNALSCHIVVEDTMTITENEFLLKRIEHELNHQNIQHVTIQTETSNNNHSEKLFCIVKEEDSQHHH, from the coding sequence ATGGAAAACGATCACAATCATAATCATACACATGGCGCGAACAAAAAGACTTTATTAATTAGTTTTATTATTATTACAAGTTACATGATTGTAGAAGGGTTAGGTGGTTTCTTTACTAACAGTCTTGCGTTAATTTCAGATGCTGGTCATATGTTAAGTGATTCTATTTCTTTAGGTATTGCTTTAATTGCATTTACTTTAGGAGCGAAGCAAGCTAATACAAATAAAACTTTTGGCTACAAAAGGTTTGAAATACTAGCAGCTGTACTTAATGGTATTACTTTGATGTTAATAGCTATCTATATTTTTTATGAAGCTATTGAGAGATTTAAAAACCCCCCTGAGGTAGCTTCTACAGGCATGTTAATTATCGCCTTGGTAGGCTTGTTTATTAATATTATTGTGGCTTGGATAATGCTGCGCGGGAGCGATGTAGAAGAAAACTTAAATATGCGTGGAGCATATTTGCATGTAATAAGCGACATGCTTGGATCTATAGGTGCAGTTATAGCAGCCCTTCTCATTATATTTTTTAGATGGGGGTGGGCGGATCCTTTAGCAAGTGTGATTGTAGCAATTTTAGTACTACGTAGCGGCTTTTATGTAACAAAATCAAGTCTTCATGTATTAATGGAGGGAGCACCAAGCAATATAAATACAAAAGACATTATTAAAACTATTAAAAAATTCAAAGAAGTTAAAAATATTCATGACTTTCATGTTTGGTCAGTAACTAGCGGATTAAACGCGTTATCTTGTCATATTGTTGTAGAAGATACAATGACCATTACTGAAAATGAGTTTTTACTTAAACGTATAGAACATGAACTCAATCATCAAAATATTCAACATGTCACAATACAGACTGAAACTTCTAACAATAATCATAGTGAAAAATTGTTTTGTATCGTGAAAGAAGAAGACAGTCAACATCATCATTAA
- a CDS encoding heavy metal translocating P-type ATPase codes for MSENIKKTSLGITGMTCAACSNKVEKNLNKLDEVNANVNPSTEKATIEYNPNVTSLEDIANTIQKTGYGVLTEKVDLDVMGMTCAACSNKIEKVLNRISGVNKATVNLTTESATVEYNPDMTSVDEFQQRIKNLGYEAQPKKEASEKSSQKEKQLKRQLIKLVVSAVLAAPLLMTMFVHLFGIQIPHIFMNPWFQFVLATPVQFVIGWQFYVGAYKNLRNGSANMDVLVALGTSAAFFYSIYESIKWLINTNYEPHLYFETSAVLITLILFGKYLEARAKTQTTNALSKLLNLQAKEARILRNGEETMVPLSEVKEGDYLVIKPGEKIPVDGKIIKGMTSIDESMLTGESIPVEKMQNDNVIGSTMNKNGAITVEATKVGKDTALASIVKVVEEAQGSKAPIQRLADIISGYFVPIVVGIAIFTFIIWISLVQPGQFEPALVAAIAVLVIACPCALGLATPTSIMVGTGKAAENGILFKGGEHIEGTHAINTVVLDKTGTITNGTPEVTDFSGDDQTLQLLASAEKGSEHPLAEAIVSYAKEKSLEFLEVDHFEAIPGRGINATIDGKELFVGNRKLMSEKGIQTNEAETNLAQFEKEGKTAMLISVDNELRGVVAVADTVKDTAQQAIQKLHELGIEVAMLTGDNKRTAQAIAKQVGIDTIIAEVLPEEKASKVAEIQSEGKKVAMVGDGVNDAPALVKADIGIAIGTGTEVAIEAADITILGGDLLLIPKAIKASKSTIRNIRQNLFWAFGYNVAGIPIAAIGLLAPWVAGAAMALSSVSVVTNALRLKRMKL; via the coding sequence TTGAGTGAAAATATTAAAAAAACCTCATTAGGTATCACAGGCATGACATGTGCAGCTTGCTCGAATAAAGTAGAAAAAAATCTAAATAAATTAGATGAAGTTAACGCTAATGTAAATCCTTCTACAGAGAAAGCTACAATTGAATATAACCCCAATGTTACATCATTAGAAGATATTGCAAATACAATTCAAAAAACAGGTTATGGAGTTTTAACCGAAAAAGTGGATCTCGATGTAATGGGAATGACGTGTGCAGCTTGTTCGAATAAAATCGAAAAAGTTTTAAATCGAATCTCAGGTGTAAATAAGGCTACAGTTAATTTAACCACAGAAAGTGCTACTGTAGAATACAACCCTGATATGACGTCTGTAGATGAATTTCAACAACGTATTAAAAACCTAGGGTATGAGGCACAACCTAAAAAAGAAGCATCAGAAAAAAGTTCCCAAAAAGAAAAACAATTAAAACGACAGTTAATTAAATTAGTTGTTTCAGCTGTTTTAGCAGCTCCATTGTTAATGACAATGTTCGTTCATTTATTTGGTATTCAAATACCACATATATTTATGAACCCGTGGTTCCAATTTGTATTAGCAACGCCTGTTCAATTTGTTATTGGTTGGCAATTTTATGTAGGCGCTTATAAAAACCTTCGTAATGGGTCAGCAAATATGGATGTTCTTGTCGCTTTAGGTACAAGCGCAGCCTTCTTTTATAGTATTTATGAATCGATTAAGTGGTTAATTAATACAAATTATGAGCCACACCTATATTTTGAAACAAGTGCTGTATTAATTACTTTAATTCTTTTCGGAAAGTATTTAGAAGCACGTGCTAAAACACAAACAACAAATGCGTTAAGTAAATTGTTGAATTTACAAGCTAAAGAAGCACGTATATTACGCAACGGTGAAGAGACTATGGTTCCTTTAAGTGAGGTAAAAGAAGGAGACTATTTAGTTATCAAACCAGGAGAAAAAATACCAGTAGATGGCAAAATAATTAAAGGTATGACTTCAATTGACGAGTCAATGTTGACAGGTGAATCTATTCCTGTTGAAAAAATGCAAAATGATAATGTTATAGGATCAACAATGAATAAAAATGGAGCAATTACTGTTGAAGCAACAAAAGTTGGTAAAGATACAGCTCTTGCCTCCATTGTTAAAGTTGTCGAAGAAGCGCAAGGTTCTAAAGCGCCAATACAAAGACTAGCAGATATTATTTCTGGATATTTTGTACCTATCGTTGTAGGTATCGCGATTTTCACATTTATTATATGGATTTCATTAGTTCAGCCGGGACAATTTGAACCAGCCTTAGTTGCTGCAATAGCAGTATTAGTTATCGCTTGTCCTTGTGCGTTAGGCTTAGCTACGCCTACTTCTATAATGGTGGGTACCGGAAAAGCTGCTGAAAATGGCATTCTATTTAAAGGTGGAGAACACATTGAAGGTACACACGCTATTAATACAGTTGTTTTAGATAAAACTGGCACTATAACAAATGGCACACCTGAAGTCACTGATTTTAGTGGAGATGATCAAACATTACAATTGTTAGCTAGTGCAGAAAAAGGTTCTGAACACCCACTAGCTGAAGCTATCGTAAGTTATGCTAAAGAAAAATCATTAGAATTTTTAGAAGTAGACCATTTTGAAGCTATACCAGGGCGCGGTATAAATGCAACAATTGATGGTAAAGAACTTTTTGTCGGAAATCGAAAACTAATGAGTGAAAAAGGAATCCAAACTAATGAAGCTGAAACAAATCTCGCTCAATTTGAAAAAGAAGGAAAAACTGCAATGCTTATAAGCGTAGATAACGAATTGAGAGGGGTTGTCGCTGTAGCTGATACAGTTAAAGATACTGCCCAACAAGCTATTCAAAAACTTCATGAATTAGGTATTGAAGTTGCTATGTTAACTGGTGATAACAAACGTACCGCACAAGCAATAGCAAAACAAGTTGGTATAGACACGATTATTGCAGAGGTTTTACCAGAAGAAAAAGCTTCTAAAGTAGCAGAAATTCAATCTGAAGGTAAAAAAGTAGCTATGGTTGGAGATGGTGTCAATGATGCTCCAGCACTAGTTAAAGCAGATATTGGTATTGCCATTGGTACAGGTACAGAAGTTGCAATCGAAGCTGCTGATATAACTATTTTAGGAGGAGACCTTTTATTAATTCCAAAAGCAATAAAAGCAAGTAAATCTACAATTCGTAATATTCGCCAAAATCTATTTTGGGCGTTTGGTTACAATGTTGCAGGTATCCCTATAGCAGCAATTGGTCTGCTAGCACCTTGGGTTGCGGGAGCAGCAATGGCTTTAAGTTCTGTAAGTGTTGTCACAAACGCTTTACGTCTAAAACGTATGAAATTATAA
- a CDS encoding RepB family plasmid replication initiator protein — MTGETVVYRNEMNLVPLRKFTSTEVDLFFTLCNKLKEQDTRKLEIPFDELKHLSNYYSRSQARFIKDLEHVYDKMLHLTYTERNEQSFEKFVLFTSYKVDIKKQYLSISVNNDLKHILNSITADFTKFELQEMTQLKSTYAKNMFRLLKQYKHTGYFKIQINDFRERLDIPKSYRMSEIDKYVFKPIIKELGFLFKNLNINKIKAKKGRKIEWLEFSFEPEKRIHSKRQSNMISTGKPKQYISREMTPQWLKNNTYEPTTSKTSAYTEEERQAFLQKMKK, encoded by the coding sequence ATGACTGGAGAGACTGTTGTGTACCGAAACGAAATGAATTTAGTACCTTTAAGAAAATTTACAAGTACAGAAGTCGATTTGTTTTTTACATTGTGTAATAAACTTAAAGAACAAGACACACGTAAACTAGAAATACCTTTTGATGAATTAAAACATCTTAGTAATTATTACTCACGATCACAAGCGCGTTTTATAAAAGATTTAGAACATGTATACGATAAAATGTTGCATTTAACTTATACAGAACGTAACGAGCAATCATTTGAAAAATTTGTATTGTTCACTTCTTATAAAGTTGATATAAAAAAACAATACCTGTCTATTAGTGTTAATAATGATTTGAAGCATATACTCAATTCAATTACTGCTGATTTCACTAAATTTGAACTACAGGAAATGACACAACTAAAATCAACTTATGCAAAAAATATGTTTAGATTACTAAAGCAATATAAACATACAGGATATTTCAAAATTCAAATTAATGATTTCAGAGAACGTTTAGATATTCCGAAAAGTTATCGAATGAGTGAAATTGATAAGTATGTATTTAAACCAATAATTAAAGAATTAGGCTTTTTATTTAAAAATCTCAATATTAATAAAATTAAAGCTAAAAAAGGACGAAAGATTGAATGGTTAGAATTTTCTTTTGAACCTGAGAAACGTATTCATTCGAAACGACAATCTAATATGATAAGTACAGGCAAACCAAAACAATATATAAGCCGTGAAATGACGCCACAATGGTTAAAAAATAACACTTATGAACCAACCACATCTAAGACATCTGCGTATACAGAAGAAGAACGTCAAGCGTTTTTACAAAAAATGAAAAAGTAA
- a CDS encoding ATP-dependent Clp protease ATP-binding subunit, with protein sequence MNNFNNNIKEYQISRQCRDVFLNVNEIVAKKQYQIIESQDLLLAFVITKDTGASYALGHHSITQKKIKDEINSAQIVKERYINIEKEKNDETETSFWGTSRKKKKITQFIMDNPVQFTKEISSDQYIKYMSDFIISQKVVDILEFAEEMRFQNNPSGKIDTYWMLMGITQDETNNAYQIINKLMLKYDEFYNTHHELHEVFNNRRMYSTRRFYDGRNKEDQLQKESQKNMITNKLKDPNYSLLEDISVDITEKARNNELMPVVGRKKEIQHIEIALSRKNKNNVALIGQGGVGKSAIIDGLALKIVQSEVLSLKNKRILQFNINDLISVIKSDYNHGIQRFVEEMKREKNVILFIDEIHMLGKMKGLTDILKPIMARGDFRIIGATTPKEWSQFLSQDTALVRRFEKIFVKEPSIEDAITIVNSTAPSYENFHRVNYDFKAIEAAVKAGKRFFPKDQLPDIAFTILDNAAAIIRIENDENIPIVTRYENEMNKLKKKLYEIKKMEFNEVEELKIREQIHQLEVEYTQDNVNNQKNEYKLTVTPKYVKKAIEQKLDREIDQDNLIQAIDISESKIENLKKLKNALSSQIIGQDEAIELISNAIIRKKLGFKQPDSPIGVFMLLGTSGVGKTETAKILNKELYKDEQNIIRFDMSEYQKEHEVSKLIGPPPGYVGFGQSNDLVKTVIEHPSAVILFDEIEKAHPKIFDILLQVFDDGRLTNSADETADFSECIIFLTSNIGASDIRNKKVVGLNQQYKDETDFSTVNENVREALTKNFRPEFLNRIDEFITFKPLKQQDIFKITQLLIDKEIELIEELGYKIIFSESAVSYIAKSCFDPKNGARPIKRGISKLLEDRLSELIINGDLKPGNIINVSSENNQLLITYQ encoded by the coding sequence TTGAATAATTTTAATAACAATATCAAAGAATATCAAATCTCTCGACAATGTAGAGATGTATTTTTAAATGTTAATGAGATTGTGGCAAAGAAACAATATCAAATAATTGAATCTCAAGATTTACTATTAGCTTTTGTAATAACTAAAGATACAGGTGCTTCTTATGCGCTAGGTCACCATTCAATTACACAGAAAAAAATAAAAGATGAAATAAACTCAGCACAAATTGTCAAAGAACGTTATATAAATATTGAGAAAGAAAAAAATGATGAAACTGAAACTTCTTTTTGGGGAACTTCTAGAAAAAAAAAGAAGATAACTCAATTTATTATGGATAATCCAGTTCAATTTACAAAAGAAATTTCATCAGATCAATACATAAAGTATATGTCTGATTTCATTATTTCTCAAAAAGTTGTAGATATATTAGAATTTGCTGAAGAAATGAGATTCCAAAATAATCCTAGTGGTAAAATAGATACTTATTGGATGTTGATGGGCATTACTCAAGACGAAACAAATAATGCTTACCAAATCATTAATAAATTGATGCTTAAATATGATGAATTTTATAATACTCATCATGAGCTTCATGAAGTTTTTAATAATAGAAGAATGTATAGTACACGGCGTTTTTATGATGGTAGAAATAAAGAGGATCAATTACAAAAAGAATCTCAAAAAAATATGATAACTAATAAACTTAAAGATCCTAATTATTCATTACTTGAAGACATCTCGGTAGATATTACAGAAAAAGCGCGTAATAACGAGTTAATGCCAGTAGTAGGTCGAAAAAAAGAAATTCAGCATATAGAGATTGCTTTATCTAGAAAAAATAAAAATAATGTTGCATTAATTGGTCAAGGTGGCGTTGGGAAATCAGCTATTATTGATGGATTAGCATTAAAAATTGTACAAAGTGAAGTTTTATCTTTGAAGAATAAAAGAATTTTACAGTTTAACATTAATGATCTAATATCTGTCATAAAATCAGACTATAATCATGGTATTCAAAGATTTGTTGAAGAAATGAAAAGAGAAAAAAATGTTATTTTATTTATTGATGAAATTCATATGCTAGGTAAAATGAAAGGACTGACTGATATCTTAAAGCCAATTATGGCCAGAGGAGATTTTCGTATTATAGGCGCTACGACACCTAAAGAATGGAGTCAATTTTTATCTCAAGATACAGCTCTTGTTCGTAGGTTTGAAAAAATTTTTGTGAAAGAACCTTCAATAGAAGACGCAATAACGATAGTCAACAGTACAGCCCCATCCTATGAAAATTTTCATCGTGTCAATTATGATTTTAAAGCTATTGAGGCTGCAGTCAAAGCAGGTAAAAGATTTTTCCCGAAAGATCAATTACCTGATATAGCATTTACAATATTAGATAATGCAGCAGCGATAATTAGAATTGAAAATGATGAAAATATACCTATAGTTACTCGATATGAAAATGAAATGAATAAGTTGAAAAAGAAATTATATGAAATTAAAAAGATGGAGTTTAATGAGGTAGAAGAATTAAAAATTCGAGAACAAATACATCAGCTTGAAGTTGAATATACACAAGATAATGTAAATAATCAAAAAAATGAATATAAACTCACAGTCACTCCAAAATACGTAAAAAAAGCTATTGAACAAAAGCTAGACAGAGAAATTGATCAAGATAATTTAATTCAAGCTATAGATATCTCAGAATCAAAAATAGAAAATTTAAAGAAATTAAAAAATGCTCTTTCTTCTCAAATTATTGGACAAGATGAAGCCATTGAATTAATCTCAAATGCAATCATTAGAAAGAAATTGGGTTTTAAACAACCTGATTCTCCAATAGGTGTGTTTATGTTGTTAGGAACATCCGGTGTTGGTAAAACGGAAACAGCTAAAATATTAAATAAAGAACTATATAAAGATGAACAAAATATAATACGTTTTGATATGTCAGAATATCAAAAAGAGCATGAGGTTTCTAAACTTATCGGCCCTCCACCTGGTTATGTTGGTTTCGGACAATCTAATGATTTAGTAAAAACTGTAATTGAACATCCTAGTGCTGTCATACTCTTTGATGAGATAGAAAAAGCGCATCCTAAAATATTTGATATATTGTTACAAGTTTTTGATGATGGACGTTTAACGAATTCAGCTGATGAAACAGCAGATTTTAGTGAATGTATCATTTTTTTGACCTCTAATATTGGTGCTAGTGATATACGTAATAAGAAAGTCGTTGGATTAAACCAACAATATAAAGATGAAACTGATTTTTCAACTGTCAATGAAAATGTTAGAGAAGCACTTACAAAGAATTTCAGACCTGAATTTTTAAATCGTATTGATGAATTTATTACATTTAAACCACTTAAACAACAAGATATATTTAAAATTACTCAATTACTTATTGATAAAGAAATAGAGTTAATAGAAGAATTAGGTTATAAAATTATATTTTCAGAAAGTGCTGTCTCGTATATTGCGAAATCGTGTTTTGATCCTAAAAATGGTGCAAGACCTATAAAAAGGGGTATTTCAAAGTTACTAGAAGATCGGTTGTCAGAATTAATCATTAATGGTGACTTAAAACCTGGTAATATAATTAATGTTTCATCAGAAAATAATCAATTATTGATTACGTATCAATAA
- a CDS encoding GNAT family protein, translating to MIKFEYFEEKDFDLLINWINSPELLVKWAGTDFNYPLDEEQLKEYIKDTNKENSSKIIYKVIIEENNSKKIIGHIALNNIDFKNCSATLSKVLVGDPQMRGQGLGPKIIKKLLKKAFEDLGLHRIELGVFAFNKSAIKSYKKIGFIKEGEKRDFRKLNGEYYNLWQMSMLESEWS from the coding sequence TTGATTAAGTTTGAATATTTTGAGGAGAAAGATTTTGATTTATTAATAAACTGGATAAACTCTCCTGAACTTTTAGTCAAATGGGCAGGTACAGATTTTAATTATCCCCTAGATGAAGAACAATTAAAGGAATATATTAAAGACACAAATAAAGAAAATTCTAGTAAAATAATTTATAAAGTTATCATTGAAGAAAATAATTCAAAAAAAATTATAGGTCATATTGCTTTAAATAATATAGATTTTAAAAATTGTTCCGCCACGTTAAGTAAAGTTTTAGTAGGTGATCCGCAAATGCGTGGCCAAGGATTAGGCCCTAAAATAATAAAGAAATTATTGAAAAAGGCTTTTGAAGATTTGGGACTACACAGAATTGAATTAGGTGTTTTTGCCTTTAATAAATCAGCTATTAAAAGTTACAAAAAGATTGGATTTATAAAAGAAGGAGAAAAAAGAGACTTTAGAAAATTAAATGGAGAATATTATAATTTATGGCAAATGAGTATGTTAGAAAGCGAATGGTCTTGA